In one window of Halomarina pelagica DNA:
- a CDS encoding OFA family MFS transporter encodes MAADGPDHEYAARAREHLGFSRWWLVVAAALAMGAVSPYQYVWSSIEGPLATDLEISPTALGLVFTLYVIFQSGSQFPVGWWRDRHGPRGLTLLAAGLAGGSYYLLSYATTPLQLWVLYSVGAIGVGVVYTVAVNTALKWFPDRRGLTTGAGTMAFAGGAALFVPYVRANATVGGYDDVLRTMGLIIGAAILVAAFVLRDPPESWYADVDGRDAGGDEGATAAAPRGDYTWRGMLRTWQFWLMYAMFVAVSGAGLMLTAKIVSFAAAMGLTAVTATASATLLPIAGGVGRLLLGELSDRVNRRVAMAASFALCGLGLFAVVYFGQSGTTVGFLVAVVVATFFWSPQYTLFPSIVADYYGEAESSANYALLYSGKMWGGIFGGTVTGWLVTVSGWTWTFLLGGALAVVAGGAALALRPPGDARGESRPAAVAVDD; translated from the coding sequence ATGGCGGCGGACGGCCCCGACCACGAGTACGCCGCCCGCGCCCGCGAGCACCTCGGGTTCTCCCGGTGGTGGCTGGTGGTCGCCGCCGCGCTCGCGATGGGCGCGGTCAGCCCCTACCAGTACGTCTGGTCGTCCATCGAGGGGCCGCTCGCGACCGACCTCGAGATCTCGCCGACCGCCCTCGGGCTGGTGTTCACCCTGTACGTGATCTTCCAGTCGGGGTCGCAGTTCCCGGTGGGCTGGTGGCGCGACCGCCACGGCCCGCGGGGGCTGACGCTCCTCGCGGCGGGGCTGGCCGGCGGGTCGTACTACCTGCTCTCGTACGCGACGACGCCGCTCCAGCTGTGGGTGCTCTACTCGGTCGGCGCGATCGGCGTCGGCGTCGTCTACACCGTCGCGGTGAACACCGCGCTGAAGTGGTTCCCGGATCGCCGGGGACTGACGACGGGGGCCGGGACGATGGCGTTCGCGGGCGGAGCGGCGCTGTTCGTCCCGTACGTCCGCGCCAACGCGACCGTCGGCGGCTACGACGACGTGCTCCGCACGATGGGGCTGATCATCGGCGCGGCGATCCTCGTCGCCGCGTTCGTGCTCCGCGACCCGCCGGAATCGTGGTACGCGGACGTGGACGGGAGGGACGCGGGAGGCGACGAGGGGGCGACCGCGGCCGCGCCGAGGGGCGACTACACCTGGCGCGGGATGCTCCGGACGTGGCAGTTCTGGCTGATGTACGCGATGTTCGTCGCTGTCAGCGGCGCGGGGCTGATGCTGACCGCGAAGATCGTCTCGTTCGCCGCGGCGATGGGGCTGACCGCGGTGACCGCCACCGCGTCGGCGACGCTGCTCCCGATCGCGGGCGGCGTCGGCCGCCTCCTGCTGGGCGAACTCTCCGACCGCGTCAACCGGCGGGTCGCGATGGCCGCCTCGTTCGCGCTGTGCGGACTCGGGCTGTTCGCCGTCGTCTACTTCGGGCAGTCCGGTACCACCGTCGGCTTCCTCGTCGCCGTCGTCGTGGCGACGTTCTTCTGGAGCCCGCAGTACACCCTCTTTCCGAGCATCGTCGCTGACTACTACGGCGAGGCAGAGTCCTCGGCGAACTACGCGCTGCTCTACTCGGGGAAGATGTGGGGGGGCATCTTCGGGGGGACCGTGACGGGGTGGCTCGTGACCGTCTCCGGCTGGACGTGGACGTTCCTGCTCGGCGGCGCGCTCGCCGTCGTCGCCGGCGGCGCGGCACTCGCGCTCCGCCCCCCGGGCGACGCGCGCGGCGAGTCCCGCCCGGCAGCGGTCGCCGTCGACGACTGA